From Rudanella lutea DSM 19387, a single genomic window includes:
- a CDS encoding alpha-2-macroglobulin family protein, which translates to MQKFRILIGIVGLLLTVSFILAKQPKPIPLPKTYEAAWKQVDSLTQKGLFQTALTQTNALRDRARTDRNYPQLAKASVMRGNLLARLDRALWPTHIQTLEADIRQTPEPARSILQSIRGEAYATFYGLNRYRIYNRTQTAAPDPSADSTDISTWDGPRLARAAQEAYRASLTAERELQQTPITEYKVVIRPGTREGERLRPTLFDLLAHRAIDFFENTEFETQNNVFRFELDQPSYFADPETFAALTLMPPANAGETGRMYALQTYQRLLRFHGKQTDKTPDAFVDTDLDRLRFVRQYSTLTNKDSLFAQNLERQRVRWKGKPVEAEYALTLGLLRKEQSARYQALTDTTTQRAAKQAADLFNDIISRYPTSRAAKQATLELAELTKPNLQVQTAAVNEPDKPFLGRVEYRNVPMLHYRLYKIRPDEFFTFENFDASSDGRNRRLNTLLTKPIATQGELRLPDNGDLNEHAVEIPIKAVPPGQYVLLVSTTPVISTKAPYLSAAVLTVSRLGFVIESGYNDRDAQSVFVTDRVTGEPLSGVNVQVVNSPEPFGNEPRYTLGETRKTDANGRVSWPKTSLPNNRQTRFRLAQGNDVLYTGTQYIHNYGQPQAQPIIKQAVLFTDRAIYRPGQPIYVKGLVYAGKDNQFEVSANEPVELSLMDGNGEKVADLTLKTNAFGSFTGTFTAPVGRLSGQMTIASPYGQTQIRVEEYKRPTFAVVADSARQAIKLGQTVRVSAKAQTFAGAAVDGAKVQYRVTRSRQWWPWEGGFWGRSIWPPRPVQPTEIAQGEAKTDANGAVSLSFVAAPDPTIPRSEEPTFRYEITFDVTDRSGETRSTTQALDIGYTALRATLSIPEQVSKGESQTFAVKATNQAGLTVAIGQGEVIISKLTPPTRPLRPRLWDRPDRQLLSEAEFKALFPNDVYADEDNPTKWARQRVKTAQPGAVSVGDLPPGEYVAEISVTDATGQRATQQQYFSVVDERTASARPNAWARLAKAEVEPGQEAVFFVGNAQPGWVLMAVDENGSPVRYEWIRTDGTPKRLTLPITERQRGGFVVMFTMVQQGRIYTEKLPVQVPFTNKQLTIETLTFRNKLKPGAPEEWTLRISGPGQDKVASELVAALYDASLDEFVKHTWTPAFYQPYSGNGDNWMLNGFGTLQANPILEYVRTSDYLPPIEYPSLLGVQSSPNRPGRGMRLAKGGVEVAFSMAPPVAMAADMAESKVAVSPQAANQNGANAPKTPVGPPPVIRKNFTETAFFFPQVQTDAEGRVRLTFTMPDALTRWKLLAFAHTKDLKTGMLTREIVTQKELMVSLNTPRFLREGDNIMLSARINNLTDKPLSGTARLEALNALTNTPLSQSVGLSATPVSFSAAPNGSTVATWSMRIPTGLPTVVFRVSATAGSFTDAEERTVPVLPNQMLVTDALPFWVNGQESRSFSLSALTGLTPNSPVRHERLTVEVTSNPIWTVLQSLPYLIENPYENAEQLSSRLYANFLAAHLIGSRPEFRRVVDQWAANPPQSPLMANAELKAVTLENSPWLAEARSETERTAQLGQLFNQNRLAAEQREALTKLQQLQADNGGFAWFSGMRPSPVMTLHVLTNLGRMQRLQPSSVKTDPDLRAMQLKAVRFVDAEITRWIAERRKEKKPSPWVYPAIHYLYARNMVADALPLEEATRTYLLEQIDRHWLTASLQGQAMAVVALHQLGNGQPGAPKQDANPAKTARTILASLKDRARVSDELGMYWPENQWGFAWYQAPIETQAYLIDAFATVGDDKPAVQNMLKWLLRQKQTQAWPSTKATTEAVNALLQNRAGGLSMPLDMGATATVLVGGQPLTPLTQSVVASVLSYQKTTFNPAEIKPEMGTVTISKKTDGSAWGALYWQHFEPLDNVKSGNTSVSVQKTLYRQRNTANGPVIEPVAEKTVLQPGDQLKVRLVVKNDRLMEYVHLKDSRASGFEPLAALSGYKYQNGLGYYEAPRDASTDFFLDALPVGTHVFEYGLRVVQSGNFTAGVATIQCFYAPEFTAHSAGGRVSVR; encoded by the coding sequence ATGCAAAAATTTCGTATATTGATAGGAATCGTTGGCCTCCTGCTCACGGTTTCGTTTATCCTCGCCAAACAACCTAAACCCATTCCGTTGCCTAAGACCTACGAGGCTGCCTGGAAACAAGTGGATTCACTCACCCAAAAGGGATTGTTCCAGACGGCCCTTACCCAAACCAACGCCCTCCGCGACCGGGCGCGCACCGACCGCAACTACCCTCAACTGGCCAAAGCGAGCGTGATGCGGGGCAACCTGCTCGCCCGGCTCGACCGGGCGCTGTGGCCTACGCATATTCAGACTCTCGAAGCCGACATCCGACAAACGCCCGAACCCGCCCGCTCGATACTGCAATCGATACGGGGCGAGGCCTACGCGACATTTTACGGACTAAACCGCTATCGGATTTACAACCGCACGCAAACGGCTGCCCCCGACCCGTCGGCCGATAGCACCGACATCAGCACCTGGGATGGCCCCCGACTGGCGCGGGCGGCACAGGAGGCTTACCGGGCGTCGCTGACAGCCGAACGCGAACTCCAGCAGACACCCATAACCGAATATAAAGTGGTGATTCGGCCGGGCACCCGCGAAGGCGAACGGCTACGCCCTACCCTGTTCGATCTGTTAGCGCATCGGGCTATCGACTTCTTCGAAAACACCGAGTTTGAGACCCAAAACAACGTTTTCCGCTTTGAGCTCGACCAACCCAGCTACTTTGCCGATCCTGAAACCTTTGCTGCTCTTACCCTCATGCCCCCGGCCAACGCGGGCGAAACCGGCCGGATGTATGCCCTACAGACCTACCAGCGTTTGCTGCGGTTTCACGGGAAACAAACCGACAAAACGCCCGATGCCTTTGTTGATACGGATTTAGACCGGCTCCGGTTTGTACGCCAGTACAGCACCCTGACCAACAAAGACTCTTTATTTGCGCAAAACCTGGAGCGGCAACGAGTCCGCTGGAAAGGCAAACCCGTAGAGGCTGAGTATGCCTTGACTCTCGGCCTGTTGCGAAAAGAGCAGAGTGCACGCTACCAGGCCCTTACCGACACCACTACGCAGCGGGCCGCCAAACAGGCTGCCGACCTTTTCAACGACATTATCAGCCGTTACCCAACTTCACGAGCGGCCAAACAGGCCACCCTCGAACTAGCCGAGCTGACCAAACCGAACCTTCAGGTCCAAACAGCGGCCGTCAACGAGCCCGATAAGCCATTTTTAGGGCGGGTAGAATACCGCAACGTACCCATGTTGCACTACCGGCTTTACAAAATCAGGCCCGACGAGTTTTTTACGTTCGAGAACTTCGACGCAAGCAGCGACGGACGCAACCGGCGGCTGAATACCCTCCTGACCAAGCCCATTGCTACCCAAGGCGAACTCCGCCTGCCCGATAATGGTGACCTGAACGAACACGCCGTCGAAATTCCGATCAAGGCCGTGCCGCCGGGACAGTATGTGTTGCTGGTATCGACCACCCCTGTTATCTCGACCAAAGCCCCGTACCTATCAGCCGCCGTGCTGACCGTTTCTCGGCTTGGCTTTGTCATCGAGAGTGGGTACAACGATCGCGACGCGCAATCGGTATTCGTGACGGACCGGGTAACGGGCGAACCGCTGAGTGGGGTAAACGTACAAGTAGTAAACAGCCCGGAGCCTTTCGGCAATGAACCCCGATATACTCTGGGCGAAACCCGGAAAACCGACGCCAACGGGCGGGTAAGCTGGCCCAAAACCAGCCTGCCAAACAACCGTCAAACCCGGTTTCGGCTTGCGCAAGGCAACGATGTACTGTACACGGGGACTCAATACATCCACAATTATGGACAACCCCAGGCGCAGCCCATTATCAAACAGGCGGTACTTTTCACCGACCGGGCCATATACCGGCCCGGTCAGCCGATTTACGTAAAGGGCTTAGTGTACGCCGGTAAAGACAACCAGTTTGAGGTCAGTGCCAATGAGCCCGTTGAGCTCTCGCTTATGGATGGCAACGGCGAAAAAGTGGCCGACCTAACCCTAAAAACCAACGCCTTTGGCTCGTTTACGGGCACGTTTACGGCACCGGTCGGGCGGCTTTCGGGCCAAATGACGATTGCCAGCCCATACGGCCAAACACAGATTCGGGTGGAGGAATACAAACGGCCCACGTTTGCCGTCGTGGCCGACTCAGCGCGGCAAGCGATCAAGCTGGGGCAAACGGTGCGCGTTTCGGCCAAAGCCCAGACATTTGCCGGGGCCGCTGTAGATGGAGCCAAGGTGCAGTACCGGGTAACGCGGTCACGGCAGTGGTGGCCCTGGGAAGGGGGGTTCTGGGGCCGGAGCATTTGGCCACCCCGCCCGGTTCAACCCACCGAAATCGCTCAGGGCGAAGCCAAAACAGACGCCAACGGGGCCGTCAGCCTTAGTTTCGTAGCTGCCCCTGACCCGACTATTCCGCGTAGTGAAGAACCCACATTTCGCTACGAAATTACATTTGACGTAACCGACCGCTCGGGCGAAACCCGGAGCACCACCCAAGCCCTCGACATTGGTTACACCGCCCTGCGGGCTACCCTGTCGATTCCGGAACAGGTATCCAAAGGCGAATCCCAAACGTTTGCCGTGAAAGCCACCAATCAGGCTGGCCTCACGGTAGCCATCGGGCAGGGCGAAGTGATTATTTCGAAGCTCACCCCACCGACCCGGCCGCTGCGACCGCGCCTGTGGGACCGCCCCGACCGTCAGTTGCTATCCGAAGCCGAGTTCAAGGCACTTTTCCCGAACGATGTGTACGCCGATGAAGACAACCCGACCAAATGGGCGCGGCAACGTGTAAAAACGGCCCAACCGGGCGCGGTGTCGGTGGGCGACCTGCCCCCCGGCGAGTACGTGGCCGAGATTTCCGTGACGGATGCCACCGGCCAACGAGCTACGCAGCAGCAGTACTTCAGTGTGGTGGATGAGCGCACGGCATCGGCTCGTCCTAATGCATGGGCGCGACTGGCCAAGGCCGAGGTAGAGCCCGGTCAGGAAGCTGTTTTCTTTGTGGGCAACGCGCAACCCGGCTGGGTGCTCATGGCCGTTGACGAAAACGGCAGCCCGGTGCGGTACGAGTGGATTCGGACCGACGGCACTCCCAAACGCCTAACCCTGCCCATAACCGAACGGCAGCGGGGCGGCTTTGTGGTCATGTTCACGATGGTGCAACAAGGGCGTATTTACACCGAGAAACTGCCGGTTCAGGTGCCATTTACCAACAAGCAGCTCACGATCGAAACCCTCACGTTCCGCAATAAACTCAAGCCCGGTGCGCCCGAGGAATGGACCCTTCGGATAAGCGGGCCGGGTCAGGATAAAGTGGCCTCCGAATTGGTAGCCGCTTTGTACGATGCCTCGCTCGATGAGTTTGTGAAACACACCTGGACTCCTGCGTTTTACCAGCCCTACAGCGGCAACGGAGACAACTGGATGCTAAACGGCTTTGGTACACTACAAGCGAACCCAATTCTCGAATACGTACGAACGTCCGATTACCTCCCGCCCATTGAATATCCGAGCCTGCTGGGCGTGCAAAGTAGTCCCAATAGACCTGGTCGGGGTATGCGGCTGGCAAAAGGGGGCGTCGAGGTGGCTTTCTCCATGGCGCCACCGGTAGCCATGGCCGCTGATATGGCCGAAAGCAAAGTTGCAGTAAGCCCTCAGGCAGCCAACCAGAACGGCGCAAATGCTCCCAAAACGCCTGTTGGGCCACCACCCGTTATCCGCAAAAATTTCACCGAAACAGCGTTTTTCTTTCCGCAAGTACAAACCGATGCCGAGGGGCGTGTCCGGCTTACGTTTACGATGCCTGACGCCCTCACGCGCTGGAAACTGCTGGCCTTTGCCCACACCAAAGACCTCAAAACGGGCATGCTCACGCGTGAAATCGTGACGCAGAAAGAGCTCATGGTATCGCTCAATACGCCCCGGTTCCTGCGCGAAGGCGACAACATAATGCTGTCGGCCCGTATCAATAACCTCACCGACAAACCCCTCAGCGGCACCGCCCGGCTCGAAGCCCTCAACGCCCTCACCAATACTCCATTGAGCCAATCAGTGGGACTATCGGCCACGCCGGTCTCGTTTTCGGCGGCTCCCAACGGCAGCACGGTAGCCACCTGGAGTATGCGTATCCCAACGGGCTTGCCAACAGTGGTGTTTCGGGTATCGGCGACGGCCGGCTCGTTTACCGATGCCGAAGAGCGTACCGTGCCCGTACTGCCCAATCAGATGCTCGTAACCGATGCACTGCCGTTTTGGGTGAATGGCCAGGAAAGCCGGAGCTTCAGCCTGTCGGCGCTGACGGGCCTGACGCCCAACAGCCCGGTGCGGCACGAGCGGCTCACGGTCGAAGTGACCAGCAACCCCATCTGGACAGTCCTGCAAAGCCTGCCCTATCTGATCGAAAATCCCTACGAAAACGCGGAGCAGTTGTCGAGCCGGTTGTACGCCAACTTCCTGGCAGCCCACCTCATCGGTAGCCGACCGGAGTTTCGGCGGGTGGTTGACCAATGGGCCGCCAATCCGCCCCAAAGCCCGCTTATGGCCAATGCCGAGCTGAAAGCGGTGACCCTCGAAAATAGCCCGTGGCTGGCCGAAGCCCGCTCCGAAACCGAACGCACGGCGCAACTGGGCCAACTGTTTAACCAAAACCGGCTGGCCGCCGAGCAACGGGAGGCTCTGACTAAGCTGCAACAGCTTCAGGCCGACAATGGTGGGTTTGCGTGGTTTAGCGGCATGCGGCCGAGCCCGGTAATGACCTTGCACGTGCTCACTAATCTGGGTCGTATGCAACGCCTACAACCAAGCAGCGTAAAAACTGACCCCGACCTGAGAGCCATGCAATTGAAGGCGGTTCGGTTTGTGGATGCCGAAATAACACGCTGGATTGCCGAGCGCCGGAAAGAAAAGAAGCCCAGCCCCTGGGTGTACCCGGCCATTCATTACCTGTACGCCCGCAATATGGTCGCGGACGCGCTCCCCCTCGAAGAGGCTACGCGTACGTACCTGCTTGAGCAGATCGACCGTCACTGGCTCACTGCGAGTTTGCAGGGGCAGGCTATGGCCGTAGTAGCCTTGCATCAGCTGGGCAATGGGCAGCCGGGAGCTCCAAAACAAGACGCCAACCCCGCCAAAACGGCCCGTACTATTCTGGCGTCGCTGAAAGACCGGGCCAGGGTGTCGGACGAGTTGGGCATGTACTGGCCCGAAAACCAGTGGGGCTTTGCCTGGTATCAGGCACCGATTGAGACACAGGCGTACCTGATTGACGCTTTCGCCACGGTGGGCGACGATAAACCGGCGGTGCAGAACATGCTGAAGTGGTTGTTACGGCAAAAACAAACCCAGGCGTGGCCCTCCACCAAAGCCACCACCGAAGCCGTCAACGCCCTGTTGCAAAACCGGGCCGGGGGGCTTTCGATGCCGCTCGATATGGGTGCCACCGCTACTGTTCTCGTGGGCGGACAACCGCTCACCCCGCTGACCCAATCGGTAGTTGCGTCGGTGCTGAGTTACCAGAAAACCACCTTCAACCCGGCCGAAATAAAGCCGGAAATGGGCACGGTAACCATCAGCAAGAAAACCGATGGTTCGGCCTGGGGAGCCTTGTACTGGCAGCATTTTGAGCCGCTCGACAACGTCAAAAGCGGCAACACGTCGGTATCGGTGCAAAAAACACTTTACCGGCAGCGCAACACCGCCAATGGCCCCGTGATTGAACCCGTGGCCGAAAAAACGGTGCTTCAGCCGGGCGATCAGCTGAAGGTTCGGCTGGTGGTTAAAAATGACCGGCTCATGGAGTACGTACACCTGAAAGACAGCCGAGCATCGGGCTTTGAGCCGTTGGCGGCCCTCTCAGGGTACAAATACCAAAACGGCCTTGGCTACTACGAAGCCCCGCGCGACGCCAGTACTGATTTCTTTCTGGATGCGCTGCCCGTGGGCACACACGTGTTTGAGTATGGGTTGCGCGTAGTGCAATCGGGCAACTTTACGGCGGGTGTCGCCACCATTCAGTGTTTCTACGCGCCTGAGTTCACGGCCCACTCGGCTGGGGGCCGCGTAAGCGTTCGGTAA
- a CDS encoding DUF4136 domain-containing protein — MKNILIMAGLILASVGCSPRVAVDTAQNVNFSKYRTFAWMNSDVKAGQNPLYYNDIASKNVEATIENELAQKGLQKVARGRRPDLLIGYHFFVEEKTRRVATNNGPYGSLYGPFYGWGRWGYAGWGPGWWGWNSFGPQYMQEEYQAGTVVVDMVDFRTKRLVWRGSVQDAINNPARINERLAREVRRIVEKFPDRQGS; from the coding sequence ATGAAGAACATACTGATAATGGCCGGTTTAATCCTGGCCTCTGTGGGCTGTAGCCCCCGAGTGGCTGTTGATACGGCCCAAAACGTGAATTTTAGCAAGTACCGCACCTTTGCCTGGATGAATTCCGACGTGAAAGCCGGACAAAATCCGCTCTACTATAACGACATAGCTTCTAAGAATGTGGAGGCTACGATTGAGAATGAGCTGGCACAAAAAGGTTTACAGAAAGTAGCGCGTGGCCGTCGGCCCGATTTGCTTATCGGCTACCACTTTTTTGTGGAAGAGAAAACCCGGCGCGTAGCCACCAACAACGGGCCTTATGGTAGCTTGTACGGGCCATTCTACGGCTGGGGCCGTTGGGGCTACGCGGGTTGGGGTCCCGGTTGGTGGGGCTGGAACTCCTTCGGCCCGCAGTATATGCAGGAGGAGTATCAGGCCGGTACGGTGGTTGTTGATATGGTTGATTTCCGGACCAAACGGCTGGTATGGCGTGGTTCGGTGCAGGACGCCATCAACAACCCGGCCCGGATCAACGAGCGGCTGGCGCGTGAAGTCCGCCGAATTGTCGAGAAATTCCCCGACCGGCAGGGGTCGTAA
- a CDS encoding SGNH/GDSL hydrolase family protein, protein MFIRLSFVAALLIGLAFAPAKPRRVIFFGDSITQAGVKPGGYISRLTEMLGKQNKGADYELIGAGIGGNKVYDLFLRMDDDVLAKKPDLVFVYIGVNDVWHKRTHGTGTDPDKFLKFYEAIIRKLQAANAKVVLCTPAVIGEKTDFSNEQDGDLNQYSTMIRELAKRQNLPLCDLRQAFLDYNLKNNPENKASGILTTDRVHLNDTGNQFVADLMMKYL, encoded by the coding sequence ATGTTTATTCGTCTTTCGTTTGTAGCCGCGCTCCTGATTGGGCTGGCTTTTGCCCCGGCCAAACCCCGGCGGGTTATTTTCTTTGGTGACTCCATCACACAGGCTGGTGTGAAACCCGGCGGGTATATCAGCCGCCTGACCGAGATGCTGGGCAAACAAAATAAAGGGGCCGATTACGAGCTAATCGGCGCAGGTATTGGTGGCAACAAAGTGTACGATCTGTTTTTGCGCATGGACGACGATGTGCTCGCCAAGAAGCCCGACCTGGTCTTTGTCTATATCGGCGTCAACGATGTGTGGCACAAACGCACCCACGGCACCGGCACCGATCCCGATAAGTTTCTGAAGTTTTACGAGGCCATTATCCGTAAGCTACAGGCCGCCAATGCGAAGGTAGTACTGTGTACGCCCGCCGTGATTGGGGAGAAAACCGACTTCTCGAACGAGCAGGATGGTGACCTCAACCAGTATAGCACCATGATTCGGGAGTTGGCCAAGCGGCAAAACCTACCTCTCTGCGACCTGCGGCAGGCGTTTCTGGATTACAACCTCAAAAACAACCCCGAAAACAAAGCATCGGGCATCCTGACCACCGACCGGGTACACCTCAACGACACCGGCAATCAGTTTGTGGCCGACCTGATGATGAAGTATTTGTAA
- a CDS encoding Uma2 family endonuclease — translation MSELLYQLLDTPRAPLIIQQAVAILNNELQKRQAFYEWLDDEMKAEFINGEVVVHSPALDRHTEAVMHLSLLLNVYVTSRGLGIVRAEKALVELTRNSYEPDVCFWGTAKAATIQPDQLYYPAPDLVVEVLSKSTEKTDREVKFEDYAAHGVAEYWIVDPTRQHIEQYRIDPDTTAYELVSKCTVKDQIRSFSVAQFTIPVRAVFDKAANLDALKNLL, via the coding sequence ATGTCTGAACTACTTTATCAATTGCTCGATACCCCCCGCGCTCCGCTCATTATTCAGCAAGCCGTGGCTATACTCAATAACGAATTGCAAAAACGACAGGCGTTTTATGAGTGGCTCGACGATGAAATGAAAGCCGAGTTTATCAACGGCGAGGTTGTTGTTCATTCGCCCGCCCTAGACCGGCATACTGAAGCGGTGATGCACTTGAGCTTATTGCTAAATGTGTATGTCACTAGCCGTGGTTTGGGTATAGTGCGTGCAGAGAAGGCCCTGGTTGAGCTTACCCGGAATAGCTACGAACCCGATGTTTGCTTTTGGGGCACAGCCAAAGCGGCTACCATCCAACCGGATCAGTTGTATTATCCCGCACCCGATTTAGTGGTTGAGGTGCTGTCGAAAAGCACGGAGAAGACCGACCGGGAAGTGAAGTTTGAGGATTATGCCGCCCACGGTGTTGCCGAATACTGGATTGTGGACCCTACCCGCCAACACATTGAACAATATCGCATTGACCCCGATACAACGGCCTATGAACTGGTCTCTAAATGCACGGTGAAAGACCAGATTCGGAGTTTTTCGGTGGCTCAGTTCACCATTCCGGTACGCGCTGTTTTTGATAAAGCCGCCAACCTCGACGCGTTGAAAAACCTGCTGTGA
- a CDS encoding gluconate:H+ symporter — translation MPLILTLLGILGLIVLIAFVKLDAFISFVLISLAIGLASGMEVVAVGKSIQTGIGGTLGDLVLIIGFGAMLGRLVAESGAARQITNVLIGWFGVKNIRWGLALAGFIIGIPLFYNAGFIIVAPLIFTITLSSGLPLLTLAIPMLSALSVAHGYLPPHPSPAAIAGQLNANIGLTLFYGILVSIPAIIIAGPIFGKTLGRFRPKIDRELFNIKDVPTTDLPSVGISFFVALLPVVLLTLFGPLKAYLLTAPTGQIPLLDKTSVAGKLITLIAEPYMGMLLSVLVAVWTLGLRRRADGTRPTMKSVMKELEESIKAASPILLVIAGAGALKQVFADSGTSTYLGSLLTGVSLPPLILAWGIAGFIRICVGSATIAGLTTVGIILPVIQAQHVSPELMVLAIGAGSLMCSHINDAGFWLFKEYFNLTIPETLKTWTVMETLVSIIGLAGVLVLDAIL, via the coding sequence ATGCCCCTGATTCTGACCCTGCTCGGTATTTTAGGCCTGATTGTGCTCATTGCTTTTGTCAAGCTCGATGCGTTTATCTCATTTGTGCTGATTTCGCTGGCCATCGGGCTGGCTTCAGGGATGGAGGTAGTGGCCGTTGGCAAGTCAATCCAAACAGGTATTGGCGGTACCCTGGGTGATCTGGTACTCATTATCGGCTTCGGGGCTATGCTGGGTCGGCTGGTGGCCGAGAGCGGGGCCGCCCGGCAAATTACCAACGTACTGATTGGCTGGTTTGGGGTCAAAAACATCCGCTGGGGACTGGCGTTGGCCGGGTTTATTATTGGTATCCCGTTGTTCTACAATGCCGGGTTCATCATTGTTGCCCCGCTTATTTTCACCATCACGCTGTCGTCGGGGTTGCCGTTGCTGACCCTGGCCATCCCGATGCTATCGGCCCTGTCGGTGGCGCACGGGTACCTCCCCCCGCACCCATCGCCAGCCGCCATTGCCGGACAGCTGAACGCCAACATTGGGCTGACGTTGTTTTACGGAATCCTGGTCTCGATTCCGGCCATTATTATCGCCGGGCCAATTTTTGGCAAAACACTGGGGCGCTTCCGGCCCAAGATTGACCGGGAGTTGTTCAACATCAAGGATGTACCCACCACCGACCTGCCGAGTGTAGGCATCAGCTTTTTTGTGGCCTTGTTACCGGTGGTGTTGCTCACTTTATTTGGTCCGCTGAAGGCGTATCTGCTCACAGCCCCAACCGGACAAATTCCCCTGCTCGATAAGACCTCTGTAGCGGGCAAACTCATCACGCTCATTGCCGAACCCTACATGGGAATGCTGCTGTCGGTGCTGGTGGCTGTCTGGACACTGGGATTACGACGCCGGGCCGACGGTACCCGTCCCACCATGAAGTCGGTCATGAAAGAGCTGGAGGAATCAATCAAAGCGGCTTCGCCTATTTTGCTGGTCATTGCGGGGGCTGGTGCTCTGAAACAGGTATTTGCCGATAGCGGCACGAGCACGTATCTGGGCAGTTTGCTCACCGGCGTGTCGTTACCTCCGCTCATTCTGGCGTGGGGGATTGCCGGGTTTATCCGAATCTGCGTGGGGTCGGCTACCATTGCCGGGCTCACCACGGTCGGTATTATTTTGCCGGTTATTCAGGCGCAGCATGTAAGCCCGGAGTTGATGGTGCTCGCTATTGGAGCCGGGAGCCTGATGTGCTCGCACATCAACGATGCGGGTTTCTGGCTCTTCAAAGAGTATTTTAACCTCACTATCCCCGAAACCCTCAAAACCTGGACCGTCATGGAAACGCTTGTTTCGATCATTGGTCTGGCGGGGGTTCTGGTGCTCGACGCTATTCTGTAG
- a CDS encoding McrC family protein — protein sequence MRPTAFFASEHSAIRSVACIGTDPEKGVTYLDDRHFTALKQLAGLPEAESVLSFFYQKGLETIRTGSYAGLIGLPGGAILEILPRFSTIDPAGTDPAHARKALLRMLRHLPGSPFRTLTEAHLGATQMPIWNVFVQAFLDALSVVSRQGLQTAYQSVEANQPVIRGQFQPARNLRQNLAHAERLAIRYDTLSLDIPPNRVLKTALVHVLPRVGTGTLETRLYQMLAILHDVPTSADLHADLRAVRSLNRLFDRYTLALQWAELLLTGRALGPRSGSVSALSLLFPMQRVFEEYVAHGFRAFWPTGEVSTQESSAHLVEEHGGTPKFRLRPDVLVRQPDRTLVFDTKWKRIDGQNRQGQYGIDSGDLYQLFAYGKKYEANDVFLIYPATPTFTAPLDVFGYDPAMRLHVLPFDVSQPLRHEVEKLYNYVSP from the coding sequence ATGCGCCCAACTGCATTCTTCGCTTCGGAACATAGCGCCATTCGGTCGGTGGCCTGCATAGGTACCGATCCCGAAAAAGGTGTTACGTACCTCGACGACCGGCACTTTACCGCCCTCAAGCAATTGGCAGGGTTGCCCGAAGCCGAAAGTGTACTGTCGTTTTTTTACCAGAAAGGGCTCGAAACCATCCGAACCGGCTCGTATGCAGGCCTGATTGGGCTACCGGGCGGAGCCATTCTTGAAATACTACCCCGGTTTAGCACCATCGACCCCGCCGGTACCGACCCGGCCCACGCCCGGAAAGCCTTGCTGCGTATGCTTCGGCATTTGCCCGGTAGCCCCTTCCGTACCCTCACCGAGGCCCATTTGGGAGCCACTCAAATGCCGATCTGGAACGTGTTTGTACAGGCCTTTCTGGACGCCCTCTCGGTAGTGAGTCGGCAGGGGCTGCAAACAGCCTATCAAAGTGTTGAAGCCAATCAGCCGGTTATACGGGGGCAGTTTCAGCCCGCCCGAAACCTGCGCCAAAATCTGGCTCATGCCGAACGGCTGGCCATCCGGTACGATACCCTTTCGCTCGACATTCCGCCCAATCGGGTTCTGAAAACGGCCCTGGTACACGTCCTGCCCCGCGTTGGAACGGGTACCCTCGAAACCCGGCTGTATCAAATGCTGGCTATACTGCACGATGTGCCGACCTCGGCCGACCTGCATGCCGACCTCCGGGCGGTTCGGTCGCTCAACCGGCTCTTCGACCGGTACACGCTTGCCCTGCAATGGGCCGAGTTGCTACTCACAGGTCGGGCACTGGGGCCCCGGTCGGGCTCAGTATCGGCCTTATCGTTGCTGTTTCCGATGCAGCGCGTGTTTGAAGAATACGTAGCCCACGGCTTTCGGGCGTTCTGGCCCACGGGCGAGGTAAGCACCCAGGAGTCGTCGGCACATCTTGTAGAGGAACATGGCGGCACCCCGAAGTTCCGGTTACGGCCCGACGTCCTTGTCCGGCAACCTGACCGGACGCTGGTGTTCGACACGAAATGGAAGCGCATTGATGGGCAAAACCGGCAGGGACAGTACGGGATTGATTCGGGTGATCTGTACCAGCTTTTCGCCTATGGCAAAAAATACGAAGCCAACGACGTATTTCTCATTTACCCGGCCACGCCCACGTTTACGGCCCCGCTCGACGTGTTTGGGTACGACCCCGCCATGCGCCTACACGTGCTGCCGTTCGACGTAAGCCAGCCCCTGCGGCATGAAGTAGAAAAACTATACAACTACGTTTCCCCGTAG